A window from Deltaproteobacteria bacterium encodes these proteins:
- a CDS encoding MBL fold metallo-hydrolase has product MTMVSHAAPPARTHHTEDGFRNIYAFERPGMSNFLKWRLERMGKDHPSQEDYLFPLADNNPAFLRGNREMNTLTWVGHSTLFVQLRGQNILTDPHFSRRASPVSWAGPERVTPPGIALKDLPPVDIVLISHDHYDHLDRETIVNLHRREGGEDTLFLVPLKLKSWFEDLGVRNVVEMDWWEEYDAKGLRMICTPMHHWSKRTLFAENETLWAGWAVDTGEFRFIFLGDCGYSPIYRDIGDELGPFDLAAIPIGAYEPRWFMRNQHVNPAEAVQVHLDLRARRSVGIHWGTFILTDEPLDEPPLSLMLARERRNLPPEDFFILRHGETIVLE; this is encoded by the coding sequence ATGACAATGGTATCGCACGCCGCGCCTCCTGCCAGGACACATCATACCGAGGATGGTTTTCGGAACATTTACGCCTTCGAGCGGCCCGGTATGTCAAATTTCCTCAAGTGGCGCCTGGAGCGGATGGGAAAGGACCACCCGTCTCAGGAGGACTACCTGTTTCCCCTCGCGGACAATAATCCTGCCTTTCTCCGGGGCAACCGGGAGATGAACACCCTGACCTGGGTGGGCCATTCAACGCTCTTCGTGCAGTTGAGGGGGCAAAACATCCTGACGGACCCCCATTTCTCCCGGCGGGCGTCGCCCGTCTCCTGGGCGGGACCCGAGCGGGTGACGCCGCCCGGTATCGCCCTGAAGGACCTGCCGCCGGTGGATATCGTCCTCATTTCGCATGACCATTATGATCACCTCGACCGTGAAACCATCGTGAACCTCCACCGGCGGGAGGGGGGTGAAGATACGCTCTTCCTGGTCCCCCTGAAATTGAAGTCCTGGTTCGAAGACCTCGGCGTCCGGAACGTTGTTGAAATGGACTGGTGGGAGGAGTACGACGCGAAAGGCCTCAGGATGATCTGCACCCCCATGCATCACTGGAGCAAGCGGACCCTCTTCGCCGAGAACGAGACCCTCTGGGCCGGCTGGGCGGTCGATACGGGAGAGTTCCGTTTCATTTTTCTGGGTGACTGTGGATATTCGCCGATCTACCGTGATATCGGCGATGAACTGGGGCCCTTCGACCTTGCCGCCATCCCCATCGGGGCGTACGAGCCGCGCTGGTTCATGCGAAACCAGCACGTAAATCCCGCGGAAGCAGTGCAGGTGCACCTCGATCTGCGGGCGCGGCGTTCCGTCGGTATTCACTGGGGGACCTTTATCCTTACCGATGAGCCTCTTGACGAACCGCCCCTGAGCCTGATGTTGGCCCGGGAACGGCGGAACCTGCCCCCGGAAGATTTTTTCATCCTCCGGCATGGTGAAACGATAGTGCTGGAATGA
- a CDS encoding lysophospholipid acyltransferase family protein: MSISKKTKKTILNSAAVSFIAYHLLNLYSKTVRVRFENFEALTEHMNKGGRVLIGSWHQRFFGGFYIPKRLGRRVCIMISQSRDGSFISDVVERIGWMPVRGSSTRGGKEALKGMIEGMEKTQIGGHIVDGPTGPPHIIKPGLISIAQQTGSAITPAYVIYENPFIFNSWDRFMVPKPFSRVFLRFGPLVTVPPEMSDAAFEDLRRSLEETMIEEYERMDPSVRV; this comes from the coding sequence ATGAGTATAAGTAAAAAAACGAAAAAAACAATTCTAAACAGCGCCGCCGTCTCCTTCATCGCCTATCATCTGCTGAACTTGTACTCAAAGACGGTGCGGGTCCGATTTGAAAATTTCGAGGCCCTGACGGAGCACATGAACAAGGGGGGACGCGTGCTCATCGGCAGCTGGCATCAGCGGTTCTTCGGCGGCTTTTATATACCCAAACGGCTGGGGAGGAGGGTCTGCATCATGATCTCCCAGAGCAGGGACGGGTCCTTTATTTCCGATGTGGTGGAGCGGATCGGATGGATGCCGGTGCGCGGCTCGAGCACCCGCGGTGGAAAGGAAGCGCTTAAGGGAATGATCGAGGGTATGGAGAAAACGCAGATCGGCGGGCACATCGTTGATGGACCGACGGGACCGCCGCACATCATAAAACCGGGGTTGATATCCATCGCACAGCAGACCGGTTCGGCCATTACCCCCGCCTATGTCATCTACGAGAACCCCTTCATCTTCAACAGCTGGGACCGTTTCATGGTCCCCAAGCCCTTCAGCCGGGTCTTTCTCCGGTTCGGACCGCTCGTCACCGTCCCTCCCGAGATGAGCGACGCCGCCTTCGAGGACCTGCGCCGATCCCTCGAAGAAACAATGATCGAAGAATATGAGAGAATGGATCCGTCGGTACGGGTGTGA
- a CDS encoding patatin-like phospholipase family protein → MKGKNTIIGLALGGGGARGFAHIGVLRVLEEENVPIDMIVGTSSGALVGGAYALGQDPDMLEQSIEEFLNSPEFQSSVINAIEEAHKHTDKKLADKIQNYLKSKILMFQALFRPGILSAKEFQFMIDHLIPDIDIEDTKIPFRAVATDLVTGKPVVFSQGSLREAIMASSAVPGAIEPFRKGGWLLADGGILAHVPVTITRREGADRVIAVAITKNIHLDNDLKTAQDIFNRANDITTYYLVEHELKEADVVIRPDVGSLHWSEFSRARHLIEEGERAARARVDQIKCILPGHGKWLNPAHYLRLYRLRKDRSAAITAAE, encoded by the coding sequence GTGAAAGGAAAGAACACGATTATCGGTCTTGCCCTGGGTGGCGGTGGTGCCAGGGGATTTGCCCATATCGGGGTATTGCGGGTACTTGAAGAAGAAAATGTCCCCATAGATATGATCGTGGGAACGAGCAGCGGTGCCCTCGTCGGCGGCGCTTACGCGTTGGGGCAGGATCCCGACATGCTTGAGCAGAGCATCGAGGAATTTCTGAACAGCCCGGAATTCCAGTCATCCGTCATCAATGCCATCGAGGAAGCTCACAAGCACACGGACAAGAAACTAGCCGACAAGATTCAGAACTACCTGAAAAGCAAGATCCTCATGTTCCAGGCCCTCTTCAGGCCCGGTATCCTTTCAGCGAAAGAGTTTCAGTTCATGATAGATCACCTGATCCCCGACATCGACATCGAGGACACGAAGATCCCCTTCCGGGCTGTCGCAACGGACCTCGTTACCGGCAAACCCGTGGTGTTTTCCCAGGGTTCCCTCCGGGAAGCGATCATGGCGAGCAGCGCCGTTCCCGGCGCCATCGAACCTTTCAGAAAGGGGGGATGGCTCCTCGCCGACGGCGGCATTCTCGCGCACGTACCGGTCACCATCACCCGCCGTGAAGGGGCCGACAGGGTCATCGCCGTCGCGATAACGAAGAACATCCATCTTGACAATGACCTGAAAACAGCCCAGGACATCTTCAACCGCGCCAACGACATCACCACCTATTACCTGGTCGAGCATGAACTGAAAGAGGCCGATGTGGTCATTCGCCCCGACGTGGGGAGCCTCCACTGGTCGGAATTCTCACGGGCACGGCACCTCATAGAGGAAGGTGAACGGGCGGCCCGCGCCCGGGTGGATCAGATCAAGTGTATTCTGCCGGGTCACGGAAAGTGGCTGAATCCGGCACACTATCTCAGGCTCTACCGGCTCAGAAAGGACCGTTCCGCGGCAATAACAGCAGCCGAATAA
- a CDS encoding polyprenyl synthetase family protein, with translation MQLQEVLDRYADDLRIIEEYLEAQQQSYVHLIPEIARHIIQSGGKRLRPLLLIICSDLCGYRGDRRYTLAAVMEFIHTASLLHDDVIDHADLRRGKVSANRVWGNSASVLVGDYLYSKSFKILAEDEDTAVQKLLSMTTTTMVEGEIVQLVRVGNADITEKEYLSVIEKKTAVLISASCAVGAILARSPQSHIEALARFGMRLGMAFQLTDDTLDYMAAEEEFGKAVGKDLMEGKVTLPVIEAFRKGAPEERTAMKEIIERKAAGDGDVERIMSLIGAHGGIQYALSKAGHYIKEAKSFLKPFADSAPKQSLVAISDYVIARRL, from the coding sequence ATGCAGTTACAGGAAGTACTTGACCGTTACGCCGATGACCTGAGGATCATCGAAGAATATCTTGAGGCCCAGCAACAGTCCTATGTGCACCTGATCCCCGAGATCGCCCGTCATATCATCCAGAGCGGCGGCAAGCGCCTGCGGCCGCTTTTGCTTATCATCTGTTCCGATCTCTGCGGTTACCGGGGTGACCGCCGTTACACGCTGGCGGCCGTCATGGAATTCATTCACACGGCCTCCCTGCTTCACGATGACGTGATCGATCACGCGGACCTGAGGCGTGGCAAGGTCTCGGCGAACAGGGTCTGGGGAAATTCCGCGAGCGTTCTCGTGGGTGATTATCTCTATTCGAAATCATTCAAGATCCTGGCCGAGGATGAGGACACGGCGGTACAGAAGCTTCTTTCCATGACGACCACCACCATGGTGGAAGGGGAGATCGTTCAACTGGTGCGGGTGGGCAATGCGGATATCACGGAAAAAGAATACCTTTCCGTTATCGAGAAGAAAACGGCGGTCCTGATCTCGGCCTCATGTGCCGTCGGTGCGATCCTCGCGCGATCGCCCCAGTCCCACATTGAGGCGCTGGCGCGTTTCGGCATGCGGCTTGGAATGGCTTTCCAGCTCACCGACGACACGCTGGACTATATGGCGGCCGAGGAGGAGTTCGGCAAGGCCGTAGGAAAGGACCTCATGGAAGGGAAAGTAACCCTTCCCGTCATAGAGGCATTCAGGAAAGGCGCGCCGGAGGAACGGACGGCGATGAAGGAGATCATAGAGCGAAAGGCGGCGGGTGACGGTGATGTGGAGCGCATCATGTCACTGATCGGCGCCCATGGAGGCATTCAGTACGCGCTGAGCAAGGCCGGCCATTATATCAAGGAAGCCAAGTCATTTTTGAAACCCTTCGCCGATTCGGCGCCGAAGCAATCCCTTGTCGCGATTTCCGATTACGTCATAGCACGGAGGCTCTGA
- a CDS encoding Zn-ribbon domain-containing OB-fold protein: protein MSEYKKPLPLITRTSKVFYDGCREGKLLYQHCRDCGEVIFFPKELCPNCMGRDLEWLESRGKGKIHTFTIAYAAAPPEFAEDQPYVLAIVEMDEGYRMMSNIVDCDFETITCEMPVEVVFDPVTPEVSLPKFKPVVRKK, encoded by the coding sequence ATGAGTGAATACAAAAAGCCGCTGCCCTTGATCACAAGAACAAGCAAGGTCTTCTATGACGGGTGCAGAGAGGGGAAACTCCTCTATCAGCACTGCCGGGACTGCGGGGAGGTGATATTTTTTCCCAAGGAGCTCTGTCCGAACTGCATGGGACGCGATCTTGAATGGCTCGAATCACGGGGAAAGGGAAAGATCCATACCTTTACCATCGCCTACGCGGCCGCCCCGCCGGAATTCGCCGAGGATCAACCCTATGTTCTTGCGATCGTTGAGATGGATGAGGGGTATCGAATGATGAGCAACATCGTAGACTGTGACTTCGAAACGATCACCTGTGAGATGCCGGTGGAGGTTGTCTTTGATCCTGTGACACCCGAAGTCTCGCTTCCGAAATTCAAGCCGGTAGTAAGAAAAAAATGA
- a CDS encoding MGMT family protein: MPGDDPLIGAVLLPPDGGTIEQDLQCRAPGAVRGSHSVVDEIAALIEGYFRGEDVLFPSEVFDHSLLSGFQERALRELSRVPRGRVISYGDLAERLGSRAARAVGTAMARNPFPLVYPCHRVVRASGEPGNFGGGPGLKRALLVLEGIPFDDAGRIDPRYFR; the protein is encoded by the coding sequence ATGCCGGGCGATGATCCCCTGATCGGCGCCGTTCTGCTGCCGCCGGACGGAGGAACGATCGAACAGGACCTTCAGTGCCGCGCCCCGGGGGCCGTCAGGGGTTCACATTCGGTGGTGGATGAGATTGCGGCGCTCATCGAGGGGTACTTCCGGGGCGAAGATGTCCTGTTTCCCTCTGAGGTCTTTGATCATTCCCTCCTCTCCGGTTTCCAGGAGCGGGCGCTCCGGGAGCTGTCCCGGGTACCCCGGGGCAGGGTGATATCGTACGGCGACCTGGCCGAAAGGCTTGGCTCCCGCGCGGCACGGGCGGTGGGAACGGCCATGGCACGGAATCCTTTCCCCTTGGTGTATCCCTGCCATCGGGTGGTCAGGGCGTCGGGAGAGCCGGGGAATTTCGGCGGCGGTCCCGGCCTGAAACGGGCACTGCTTGTGCTGGAGGGGATCCCTTTCGATGATGCCGGCCGGATCGATCCGCGGTATTTCCGGTAG
- a CDS encoding acyl-CoA dehydrogenase family protein — translation MDFNLTEEQLMFADSVEKFARKEIAPGVEEREEVSGFSRDVWKKMSEFGLNGLCIPVEYGGGGADPITTIIGTQAFARGSGDVFLVVAWLSHLLLAAMPIVDLGTEEQKKKYLPKMASGEWIGAYALTEPEAGTDATGLRTTARKEGDHYILNGSKTFISNAPIADVFVVFASIDLSLRAGGITIFVVERNTPGLTTGKPLRKYDGHSSPTGEIFFEDCAVPVENLLGKEGEGFFAMISSLGWERMAFGACVGAMEWELEQCIAYARERKQFGKPIAKFQLVQAMLAEMKIDLEAARYLVYNLAWKKHMKTDTALDAAITKTFVTEAAHRNSQKAVQIFGGNGCMREYPVGHNFWASKMGVIGGGTSQIQRVIIGRMLAGV, via the coding sequence ATGGATTTTAATCTGACGGAAGAACAGCTGATGTTTGCCGATTCAGTCGAAAAATTCGCCCGGAAGGAGATCGCTCCCGGCGTCGAGGAACGGGAAGAGGTCTCGGGTTTTTCCCGGGACGTGTGGAAAAAAATGTCGGAATTCGGCCTGAACGGACTGTGCATTCCCGTTGAATACGGGGGCGGCGGTGCCGACCCGATAACGACGATCATCGGAACCCAGGCATTTGCAAGGGGCAGCGGGGATGTCTTTCTGGTCGTGGCATGGCTTTCCCATCTGCTGCTGGCCGCCATGCCGATCGTGGATCTTGGCACGGAGGAGCAGAAAAAGAAATATCTTCCCAAGATGGCGTCGGGTGAGTGGATCGGGGCTTACGCGCTGACCGAACCCGAGGCCGGGACCGATGCCACCGGGTTGAGGACCACCGCACGAAAGGAAGGGGATCATTACATTCTGAACGGAAGCAAGACCTTCATCTCCAATGCCCCCATTGCGGATGTCTTCGTGGTCTTCGCATCGATAGATCTTTCCCTGCGGGCGGGGGGGATCACCATCTTTGTCGTGGAACGGAACACCCCGGGGTTAACGACGGGAAAACCCCTCAGGAAATACGATGGTCATTCCTCGCCAACGGGAGAAATCTTTTTCGAGGATTGTGCTGTTCCGGTCGAGAATCTGCTTGGCAAGGAAGGCGAAGGCTTCTTTGCGATGATCTCTTCTCTCGGATGGGAACGCATGGCATTCGGTGCCTGTGTCGGTGCCATGGAATGGGAATTGGAACAATGCATTGCCTATGCCAGGGAGAGAAAACAGTTCGGCAAACCGATCGCAAAATTTCAGCTTGTACAGGCCATGCTGGCGGAGATGAAGATCGATCTCGAGGCGGCACGCTACCTTGTTTACAACCTTGCCTGGAAGAAGCATATGAAAACCGACACGGCCCTTGATGCCGCCATTACCAAGACCTTCGTTACCGAGGCGGCTCATCGCAATTCCCAGAAGGCCGTCCAGATATTCGGCGGCAACGGCTGCATGCGGGAATATCCCGTCGGCCACAACTTCTGGGCAAGCAAAATGGGCGTCATCGGTGGCGGGACATCGCAGATTCAACGGGTCATCATCGGTAGAATGCTTGCCGGGGTATAG
- a CDS encoding gamma carbonic anhydrase family protein: MAIYEFDGRKPRLSPETFVHPEAVVIGDVTIGNQCFIGPGAVIRADFGSVVIKDGTSIQDNVVIHVNGNTAGVLIEEDVVVGHGAILHDVRIAPRCVIGMGAILLYEVVCGEGAIVAAGSVVRQGMQIPARKLVAGSPAKVIKDVPSELEQYIREGVALYRDLSLRYGKTLKRIG; this comes from the coding sequence ATGGCAATCTACGAATTTGACGGCAGGAAACCCCGCCTCTCACCGGAGACCTTTGTTCATCCCGAGGCGGTGGTCATCGGCGATGTTACCATCGGGAACCAGTGTTTTATCGGTCCCGGTGCGGTTATCCGCGCCGATTTCGGTTCGGTGGTGATAAAGGACGGCACCAGTATCCAGGACAACGTCGTGATCCACGTGAACGGGAACACCGCCGGTGTTCTGATAGAGGAAGATGTCGTGGTGGGGCATGGCGCGATACTTCACGACGTGCGCATTGCACCGCGCTGCGTTATCGGGATGGGTGCCATCCTGCTCTATGAGGTCGTCTGCGGGGAGGGAGCGATCGTCGCCGCCGGCTCGGTCGTCAGGCAGGGCATGCAGATCCCGGCGCGGAAACTGGTGGCGGGCAGCCCGGCAAAGGTCATAAAAGATGTCCCTTCCGAACTGGAGCAGTACATCCGGGAAGGTGTGGCGCTCTATCGCGATCTCAGCCTGCGGTACGGCAAGACGCTGAAACGGATCGGGTAG
- a CDS encoding SOS response-associated peptidase: MCGRFVMVASLADIEDEFDVQGGSGELRRSYNIAPGSTVAAVVNDGSNRIETFQWGLVPSWTKDPARGRMINARAETVAEKPSFKASFRKKRCLVIASGYYEWKRTATGKVPYYIRGISGRPLGFAGIFDSRVSPGRETLRTCAIITTRPNDLVGAIHDRMPAILSREVTSLWLDTSVRDEARLLPLLEPVSGDGLEAYPVSTLVNSPCNDSPRLIEPAGTSLLNEPPV, encoded by the coding sequence ATGTGCGGCCGTTTTGTCATGGTTGCCTCCCTTGCCGATATAGAGGATGAGTTTGATGTGCAGGGCGGTTCCGGCGAACTGCGGCGCAGTTACAACATCGCACCGGGAAGCACCGTCGCCGCCGTGGTCAATGACGGTTCCAACCGGATCGAGACCTTCCAGTGGGGCCTGGTTCCCTCCTGGACGAAGGACCCCGCCCGGGGCCGGATGATAAACGCCCGGGCCGAGACGGTGGCCGAAAAGCCCAGTTTCAAGGCTTCTTTCAGAAAAAAGCGGTGCCTGGTCATCGCCAGCGGGTACTACGAATGGAAGAGAACGGCGACAGGGAAGGTCCCCTATTATATCCGTGGAATATCGGGGCGCCCCCTCGGCTTCGCCGGTATCTTCGATTCCCGGGTTTCCCCCGGCCGCGAGACACTCCGTACCTGCGCGATAATCACCACGCGACCGAACGACCTCGTCGGCGCCATCCATGACCGCATGCCGGCCATACTGTCCCGGGAAGTGACTTCGCTGTGGCTGGATACTTCGGTCCGGGATGAGGCGAGGCTTCTGCCCCTTCTGGAACCGGTGTCGGGAGATGGGCTCGAGGCATATCCGGTGAGCACCCTGGTCAATTCACCGTGCAATGATTCCCCCCGCTTGATAGAGCCGGCCGGGACCTCCCTGTTGAATGAACCGCCGGTGTAG
- a CDS encoding amidohydrolase: MKVYDGHAHIFIKGGIPEAYLNGIARTMRLVVKNKFKVDMTIDDVLNQMVEPWYDPDGSKLLATMDGAGIEKTVIFGSDFGAALGDPPIHIFEANRKYSEIARQHPDRFTALCSIDPRRPGAMKHAEQCIEEWGMKGFKLHPAAGFYPTDEILWPLYEKCAGWNVPLVFHTGAQPAAPVSLDTQRSLFLAEAATRFPDTKFIMAHVAMDMWEEAVMYGKLIPNLYFDLSYHQFSYVSWGAEKFYGWVRFLIDECGASKLLWATDTPLPTALLPTDQYVKVFTERQTDIPFTDEEMELIMWQNTAEVFGI, from the coding sequence ATGAAAGTATACGACGGTCATGCCCATATTTTCATCAAGGGGGGAATTCCCGAGGCGTATCTGAACGGGATCGCTCGTACGATGAGACTGGTGGTAAAGAACAAATTCAAGGTCGATATGACCATCGACGATGTCCTGAATCAGATGGTCGAACCCTGGTACGATCCGGACGGTTCGAAGCTTCTGGCGACCATGGATGGTGCAGGGATCGAAAAGACGGTCATTTTCGGTTCCGACTTCGGTGCCGCTCTGGGGGACCCGCCGATCCACATCTTTGAAGCCAACAGAAAGTATTCCGAGATCGCGCGGCAGCATCCGGACAGGTTCACGGCGCTGTGCTCCATCGATCCGCGCCGGCCGGGGGCCATGAAACATGCCGAGCAGTGCATCGAGGAGTGGGGGATGAAAGGGTTCAAGCTCCATCCGGCGGCGGGTTTCTATCCGACCGATGAGATCCTCTGGCCCTTGTATGAAAAATGTGCCGGGTGGAACGTGCCTCTCGTTTTTCATACCGGTGCCCAGCCAGCCGCGCCGGTATCCCTGGATACCCAGCGATCGCTCTTTCTTGCCGAGGCGGCCACACGGTTTCCTGATACGAAGTTCATCATGGCCCATGTTGCCATGGATATGTGGGAAGAGGCTGTCATGTACGGGAAGCTGATACCGAACCTCTATTTCGACCTCTCCTATCATCAATTTTCCTATGTCTCATGGGGGGCGGAGAAATTCTATGGATGGGTCCGTTTCCTGATCGATGAGTGTGGTGCCAGTAAACTTCTCTGGGCCACTGACACGCCCCTGCCCACGGCGTTGCTGCCCACCGATCAGTATGTGAAGGTCTTTACCGAACGGCAGACGGATATTCCCTTTACCGATGAAGAGATGGAATTGATCATGTGGCAGAACACGGCGGAGGTGTTCGGAATATAA
- a CDS encoding NADH:flavin oxidoreductase, with protein MSKSKYDPIFEPIKIGNVEIKNRIAMCPMNMNYTGPQHYVSDQQLAYYAARAKGGTGLIITEATFGVWHPTADTYRKYNNLRMDNELYVAGMSELAEHIHAFGAKVFVQIAVGPGRQGTSELGAVQPVSASPIPYRTYPENMINGIDPVSMLRSLGYFGEILQTDDIDELLAFANKVPGTHMNGQTPREITVEEIKELVKEIGIGAKLAKRAGFDGVELHACHGYLIHSFFSPRSNHRNDEYGGGFENRIRFLLECLRSMRKYVGPDYAIGVRFSASDNLPEGFDEQFAKRLAKRCEEEGVNYIHLSDGSYEKMNNFLPNEEATVVEKAAVINKGLNIPLICPSVHNPDNVVNALKKNKADMISIGRGLIAEPEWVNKVREGRIKEIIRCIRCNEGCIGRFILGLPCRCILNPTVGQERFMDEFMRRPILPIKKRVWQTQAQIGKEPSVPMRGLRPEDL; from the coding sequence ATGAGCAAAAGTAAGTATGATCCAATTTTCGAGCCCATCAAGATTGGCAATGTGGAAATCAAAAACCGCATCGCCATGTGTCCCATGAACATGAACTACACGGGGCCTCAGCATTATGTGAGTGATCAGCAACTGGCGTACTATGCGGCCCGGGCAAAAGGAGGGACGGGACTTATCATCACCGAGGCGACGTTCGGCGTTTGGCATCCGACAGCGGATACATACCGAAAGTATAACAACTTGAGAATGGACAATGAATTGTACGTTGCCGGCATGTCGGAACTGGCAGAGCATATTCATGCCTTCGGTGCGAAGGTATTCGTTCAGATCGCTGTTGGTCCGGGAAGACAGGGTACCAGTGAGCTCGGTGCCGTCCAGCCCGTATCCGCCTCTCCCATTCCTTATAGAACCTATCCGGAAAACATGATCAACGGTATCGACCCGGTATCGATGCTCCGTTCTCTCGGATATTTCGGCGAGATTCTCCAGACCGATGATATCGATGAACTGCTTGCCTTTGCCAACAAAGTGCCTGGTACTCATATGAATGGGCAAACACCTCGGGAAATTACCGTGGAAGAGATAAAGGAACTTGTAAAGGAAATTGGAATAGGAGCAAAGTTGGCAAAGCGAGCTGGCTTCGACGGGGTGGAACTTCATGCCTGCCATGGATATCTGATCCACAGTTTCTTTTCTCCCCGTTCGAACCATCGGAATGACGAGTATGGAGGAGGGTTCGAGAATCGGATCAGATTTCTCCTCGAATGCTTACGTTCAATGAGAAAATACGTTGGACCCGATTATGCGATCGGTGTCAGGTTCAGTGCCTCGGACAATCTCCCCGAAGGGTTTGATGAACAATTTGCCAAGCGTCTCGCAAAACGCTGTGAGGAAGAGGGTGTCAATTATATTCACCTCTCTGATGGTTCATACGAAAAAATGAATAACTTTCTTCCCAACGAAGAAGCAACAGTCGTGGAAAAGGCCGCTGTTATCAACAAGGGCCTGAATATTCCCTTGATATGTCCTTCCGTTCATAATCCCGATAATGTCGTCAATGCCCTCAAGAAGAACAAAGCAGACATGATCTCCATCGGCCGCGGACTTATAGCGGAACCTGAGTGGGTGAATAAGGTCAGAGAAGGGAGGATCAAGGAGATCATCCGCTGTATCCGCTGCAATGAGGGGTGCATCGGCCGGTTTATCCTGGGCCTGCCCTGCCGGTGTATCCTGAATCCCACGGTGGGCCAGGAGCGGTTTATGGACGAGTTCATGCGGCGTCCCATCCTGCCCATCAAGAAGCGGGTATGGCAGACACAGGCGCAAATCGGCAAGGAACCGAGCGTCCCGATGCGGGGCCTGAGACCGGAAGACCTGTAA
- a CDS encoding thiolase family protein, whose protein sequence is MGSIRGKTAVVGVGEVPTGMYPERSFIDAAVSASEMAIKDAGIRKEDIDTVIPIVVVSNALDNANMICSWMVEELGLGRTAKSNFQVASGGSSSANALKTAAALVNAGLSKAVLVVHSDRLGTGLDLGMAITMFAKVSTSQEYEMPYGFSQLALAGLLQQRYMHDTGTTERQIAAVVETNRKWAALNPNSIFYKKPITIEKVLESPVISSPVRARTMNKLCDGASAFIVTSAERARDLTGQPAYILGLSSRCTHFTVTQQPDIFKAWSPAVDEAYEMAGIGPGNVDVAELYDAFPTFTLISTELTQLCGRGEAGKFFEEGHAAPGGKLPIQTNGAMMGQGHTGAGGGPALLVEAVRQIAGKAGERQVDNVRHVIVTGSGGVGMDFHMEVLGKEV, encoded by the coding sequence ATGGGAAGTATTCGCGGGAAGACGGCCGTTGTCGGTGTTGGTGAAGTACCCACTGGCATGTACCCCGAACGTTCGTTCATCGATGCGGCCGTCAGCGCTTCGGAAATGGCCATCAAGGATGCGGGGATCAGAAAGGAAGACATCGACACGGTCATTCCGATCGTCGTTGTCTCGAACGCACTGGATAATGCGAACATGATCTGTTCCTGGATGGTCGAGGAACTTGGTCTGGGTAGGACGGCGAAGAGCAACTTTCAGGTCGCGTCGGGCGGTTCGAGTTCGGCCAATGCGCTCAAAACGGCGGCGGCACTGGTCAATGCGGGATTGTCCAAGGCGGTTCTCGTGGTTCATTCCGATCGTCTGGGAACCGGACTGGACCTTGGTATGGCAATTACCATGTTCGCGAAGGTATCGACAAGCCAGGAGTACGAAATGCCCTATGGCTTCAGCCAGCTCGCACTGGCGGGCCTGCTGCAGCAGCGTTACATGCATGACACGGGGACCACGGAGCGGCAGATAGCGGCGGTGGTGGAAACGAACCGGAAGTGGGCGGCGCTGAACCCCAATTCGATTTTCTACAAAAAACCGATCACAATAGAAAAGGTGCTTGAATCCCCGGTGATCTCATCACCCGTGCGGGCCCGCACGATGAACAAGCTCTGCGACGGTGCCTCGGCCTTTATCGTGACCTCCGCCGAGCGCGCACGTGATCTGACCGGACAGCCCGCGTACATCCTGGGGCTGAGCTCCCGGTGCACGCACTTCACAGTCACCCAGCAGCCCGATATATTCAAGGCGTGGTCCCCGGCGGTGGATGAGGCGTACGAAATGGCGGGGATCGGACCTGGTAACGTCGATGTGGCCGAACTGTATGATGCCTTTCCCACCTTTACCCTTATTTCGACCGAACTGACGCAGCTCTGCGGCAGGGGCGAGGCAGGGAAATTTTTTGAAGAGGGCCATGCCGCTCCGGGAGGCAAACTGCCCATTCAAACCAACGGTGCCATGATGGGTCAGGGACATACCGGAGCCGGTGGGGGACCGGCGCTCCTGGTAGAGGCGGTCAGGCAGATCGCCGGGAAGGCCGGTGAACGACAGGTGGACAATGTGCGGCATGTGATCGTCACCGGTTCGGGCGGCGTGGGGATGGACTTCCACATGGAAGTTCTTGGAAAGGAGGTCTGA